In a single window of the Terriglobus roseus genome:
- a CDS encoding outer membrane protein assembly factor, with the protein MGGSVLLAATLACATAMTHAQEPNGQPSSGANTPASATPTQPGVTPQAPATGTSNGSLTGAAGAIGVGASTAGSTAGAAAQTDAEQQAVKAGQVADSATSGLFGLRGKKLTAINFEGVVYAEGDPLPEELGIKPGDTIDPAKIRAATRRLFLTGLYRDIQVRSTAGGDGGVTLTFEGTSRFFIGRVRIQGVKAERLMSLVEASTELQPGLPFTNAQVKTGEDGIRQTLARNGYYQPLIHSSTEHLPDGKQVDVIYSINIGPNATVGKVNLTGDPGIAVDEFRKRGKLKEVNKTLFVFKSKNKVTNNTTGNALANMRTFYQKKERLEAAVALEKSEYAPDRKQLDYTFRANQGPIVKVAIEGTKVSNARRKKLLPIYEEGAVDNDLLNEGAHNIREFLQRQGYFDADVTPQVQGVPDTPTYAADGTPLPPSSTLTETVTFHANQGKKYRVVAVNITGNKYFETDNIKERMQVVKADAYVRNGRFSPVLLSNDVDSITSLYRANGFNKVKITSKEVKGATDKKIATITVNITIEEGVQQKFGEVTLTGEKPERADAMKALITAEKAQPFALANVSNDRDNILQAYLSKGFDQAKVEVKQTPHKDDPTITDITYLVTEGEQVAVDRVLISGRHHVREKLVNDQLLLKAGDPLDESALVEMQRRYYDLALFNEANVAVQNPEGLADRKNVLVQLTEAKRWDVTYGAGFESQLSTPQTNCRAQQSLGGTGSSCTPEGKAGASFRVSADATRINLFGTDQSITFHTTYGLLERVATATYNVPKFLSNKNLSLQFSGGYSNVQNISTFKASTLQGLFRLTQKVPKTDTFIYDFTYRRVSVDQNSLQVTANLIPLLSQPVRVGGPGFTWFHDTRSPSPLDATKGMYLSLTDFLANSVFGSQTNFNKIDATYSTYYSWGKKRKYTFARNTRIGVETQSGTNPNAGIFGCEGVLLTTNASCNAIPLPERLYAGGATSHRGFGINQAGPRDLTTGFPVGGSAALINTFELRMPPPTLPIVGDSVSFVVFHDMGNVFLHPGDMFKSIARFNQPNKQSCRQVTGFTTVGTCDFAYFSHAVGLGARYNTPVGPIRVDAAYNLNPPIYPVIDDYTQSTPNHHVGQGGRFQFFFSIGQSF; encoded by the coding sequence GTGGGTGGGAGCGTTCTGCTCGCTGCCACACTTGCGTGTGCCACTGCGATGACTCATGCGCAGGAGCCCAATGGCCAACCGTCCAGTGGTGCGAACACCCCCGCGTCTGCCACACCCACACAACCGGGCGTCACACCCCAGGCACCCGCGACAGGCACATCGAACGGATCATTGACGGGTGCGGCCGGCGCCATCGGCGTAGGGGCCAGCACTGCAGGGTCCACCGCAGGTGCCGCAGCACAGACGGACGCTGAGCAGCAGGCAGTCAAGGCAGGCCAGGTGGCAGACAGTGCCACGTCAGGCCTCTTCGGTCTCCGAGGGAAGAAGCTGACCGCGATCAACTTCGAGGGTGTGGTCTACGCCGAAGGCGACCCGCTGCCGGAGGAACTTGGCATCAAGCCCGGCGATACGATCGATCCCGCAAAGATTCGCGCGGCCACACGCAGGCTCTTCCTGACGGGGCTCTATCGCGACATCCAGGTGCGCAGCACGGCGGGGGGCGACGGCGGCGTTACGCTGACCTTTGAAGGCACATCACGCTTTTTTATCGGTCGCGTGCGGATTCAGGGCGTGAAGGCGGAACGCCTGATGTCGCTGGTTGAAGCCTCAACAGAATTACAGCCGGGTCTGCCTTTTACGAACGCGCAGGTGAAAACAGGTGAGGACGGCATCCGTCAGACGCTGGCGCGCAATGGCTACTATCAGCCGCTAATTCATTCCTCTACGGAGCACCTGCCGGACGGAAAGCAGGTCGACGTGATCTATTCGATCAACATCGGTCCGAATGCCACTGTGGGCAAAGTGAATCTGACTGGCGATCCGGGCATTGCGGTCGACGAGTTCCGTAAGCGCGGCAAGTTGAAAGAGGTCAACAAGACTCTGTTCGTCTTCAAGTCAAAGAACAAGGTCACGAACAACACGACCGGCAACGCGCTTGCGAATATGCGCACGTTTTACCAGAAGAAAGAGCGGTTAGAAGCCGCTGTCGCTCTTGAGAAGAGCGAGTATGCGCCTGATCGCAAACAGCTCGACTACACGTTTCGTGCGAACCAGGGACCGATCGTAAAAGTTGCCATCGAGGGCACGAAGGTTTCCAATGCGCGGCGCAAGAAGTTGTTGCCCATCTATGAAGAGGGTGCGGTTGACAACGATCTTCTGAACGAGGGTGCGCATAACATTCGCGAATTTCTGCAGCGGCAAGGCTACTTCGACGCGGACGTGACGCCGCAGGTGCAGGGTGTGCCGGACACACCGACCTATGCAGCAGACGGCACACCGTTACCGCCATCCAGCACTCTGACTGAGACCGTTACATTCCACGCCAACCAGGGGAAGAAGTACAGGGTTGTTGCGGTCAACATCACTGGCAACAAGTATTTTGAAACCGACAACATCAAGGAACGCATGCAGGTGGTTAAAGCGGATGCCTATGTTCGCAATGGCCGCTTCTCGCCCGTCTTGCTGTCGAACGACGTCGACTCTATCACGTCGCTGTATCGCGCCAACGGTTTCAATAAGGTCAAGATCACCAGCAAGGAAGTCAAAGGCGCTACGGACAAGAAGATCGCCACCATCACGGTGAATATCACCATTGAAGAGGGTGTGCAGCAGAAGTTTGGCGAAGTCACCCTGACCGGCGAAAAGCCGGAACGTGCCGACGCGATGAAGGCGTTGATCACCGCTGAGAAGGCTCAGCCCTTCGCGTTGGCCAATGTATCCAATGATCGCGACAACATTCTGCAGGCCTATCTCTCGAAGGGTTTTGATCAGGCCAAGGTCGAGGTCAAGCAGACGCCCCACAAAGACGATCCGACGATCACCGACATCACGTACCTGGTCACGGAAGGCGAACAGGTTGCTGTGGATCGCGTCCTGATCTCTGGAAGACATCATGTTCGGGAAAAGCTGGTGAACGACCAGTTGCTGCTGAAGGCGGGGGATCCGCTTGACGAGTCAGCCCTGGTGGAGATGCAGCGACGTTACTACGACCTTGCGCTTTTCAATGAGGCCAACGTAGCAGTACAGAATCCCGAGGGGCTCGCCGATCGCAAGAATGTCCTGGTGCAGCTGACCGAGGCGAAGCGTTGGGATGTGACCTATGGCGCGGGCTTTGAGTCGCAGCTTTCAACACCCCAGACCAACTGCCGCGCGCAGCAGTCGCTGGGCGGTACCGGGTCAAGCTGCACACCTGAGGGAAAAGCCGGTGCCTCGTTCCGCGTATCGGCGGATGCTACGCGCATCAATTTGTTTGGTACCGACCAGTCCATCACCTTTCACACGACGTATGGCCTGTTGGAGCGGGTCGCTACGGCTACTTACAATGTGCCGAAGTTCCTCTCGAATAAGAACCTTTCGCTGCAGTTCAGCGGCGGTTACTCCAACGTGCAGAACATCTCGACTTTCAAGGCGAGCACGTTGCAAGGACTTTTCCGTCTGACGCAGAAGGTGCCGAAGACAGACACCTTCATCTATGACTTCACGTATCGCCGGGTGTCGGTCGATCAGAACAGTTTGCAGGTCACGGCCAACCTGATTCCGCTACTCTCACAGCCTGTTCGTGTGGGTGGGCCCGGTTTCACATGGTTCCATGACACACGCAGTCCATCGCCGCTGGATGCAACGAAGGGCATGTATCTTTCGTTGACTGACTTCCTGGCGAACAGTGTGTTCGGTTCACAGACGAACTTCAACAAGATCGACGCAACCTACTCCACGTACTACTCGTGGGGTAAGAAGCGGAAGTACACCTTCGCGCGCAACACGCGCATCGGCGTTGAGACACAGTCCGGGACGAATCCGAATGCAGGCATCTTCGGCTGCGAGGGAGTTCTGCTGACCACTAACGCATCGTGCAATGCCATCCCGCTGCCGGAGCGGCTCTATGCCGGCGGCGCCACATCGCACCGCGGCTTCGGCATCAACCAGGCGGGCCCACGCGATCTTACAACTGGCTTCCCGGTGGGTGGATCGGCGGCGCTGATTAACACCTTTGAATTGCGCATGCCTCCACCGACGCTGCCCATCGTCGGTGACAGCGTCTCGTTCGTGGTCTTCCATGACATGGGTAATGTCTTCCTGCATCCCGGCGACATGTTCAAATCCATCGCGCGCTTCAATCAGCCTAATAAGCAGAGCTGCAGGCAGGTGACTGGCTTCACGACCGTCGGGACTTGCGACTTTGCGTATTTCTCACACGCCGTGGGATTGGGAGCGCGATACAACACTCCGGTAGGTCCCATTCGCGTGGATGCAGCCTACAACCTGAATCCGCCCATCTATCCGGTCATCGACGATTACACGCAGTCCACTCCAAACCACCACGTCGGGCAGGGTGGCCGCTTCCAGTTCTTCTTCTCCATCGGACAGAGCTTCTAA
- a CDS encoding RNA polymerase sigma factor has translation MELQGYGMTQNNSTPPAGHFKRNPPIAGEADALERAKNGDPDAFSKLYALHKRRVYTLCLRMLGNVSEAEDMTQEAFLHLYRKLGSFRGESAFSTWLHRLTVNLVLMHLRKKGLQLVSLEETINPSEEDAPKRDFGSRDPRLSGSVDRVALERAVATLPPGYRLVFVLHDVEGYEHNEIAGMLECSTGNSKSQLHKARLKLREILRQNEQAALVESK, from the coding sequence ATGGAACTTCAGGGCTACGGAATGACACAAAACAACTCGACGCCGCCCGCAGGTCACTTCAAACGGAATCCTCCGATTGCAGGTGAGGCGGACGCACTGGAGCGCGCCAAAAATGGCGATCCAGACGCATTTTCGAAGCTCTATGCATTGCATAAGCGCCGCGTGTACACGCTGTGTCTGCGCATGCTCGGCAACGTCTCTGAGGCAGAGGACATGACGCAGGAAGCTTTCCTGCACCTCTACCGCAAGCTTGGATCCTTCCGAGGCGAGAGCGCCTTCTCCACCTGGCTGCACCGCCTCACGGTCAACCTCGTGCTGATGCACCTCCGCAAGAAGGGCCTGCAACTGGTTTCACTCGAAGAGACGATTAATCCTTCGGAAGAGGACGCACCAAAGCGGGACTTCGGGTCGCGCGATCCGCGCCTCTCCGGCTCCGTAGACCGTGTCGCCCTGGAACGTGCTGTTGCAACGCTGCCCCCGGGCTATCGCCTTGTCTTCGTGCTGCATGACGTCGAAGGTTACGAGCACAACGAAATCGCCGGCATGCTTGAGTGCTCGACCGGCAACAGCAAATCGCAGTTGCATAAGGCGCGACTAAAGCTGCGAGAGATTTTGCGGCAGAACGAACAAGCCGCCTTGGTGGAGTCGAAATAA
- a CDS encoding shikimate kinase yields MTSMLADPTTESPIPAAPLSADRIVLTGFMGAGKSTVGRLLAAELGWQFADVDAEVEQRYGSSISQIFLEVGEAEFRKRESAAIARVLGRRNIVIALGGGAPETLTNRLLLEQTSRTAVVLLDAPFEVLFDRCVLQEGAAVRPLLLDAQLAAERFRLRAPVYRRCAKHLVDTADQQPQQTVAAVLKLLRA; encoded by the coding sequence ATGACGAGCATGCTTGCCGACCCCACCACCGAAAGCCCCATCCCCGCCGCGCCCCTTTCCGCCGATCGCATCGTGCTGACCGGCTTTATGGGCGCAGGTAAAAGCACCGTTGGCCGCCTGTTGGCAGCAGAACTCGGCTGGCAGTTCGCCGACGTGGATGCCGAGGTCGAGCAACGTTACGGTTCGAGCATCTCCCAGATCTTCCTTGAGGTCGGTGAGGCAGAGTTTCGCAAGCGCGAGTCTGCCGCCATCGCACGCGTCCTTGGCCGTCGCAACATTGTCATTGCGCTCGGCGGCGGCGCCCCGGAGACACTGACGAACCGCCTTCTGCTGGAGCAGACCTCGCGCACCGCCGTGGTTCTTCTGGATGCACCCTTCGAGGTGCTCTTCGATCGATGCGTCCTCCAAGAAGGCGCCGCCGTTCGTCCCCTCCTGCTGGACGCCCAGTTAGCTGCAGAGCGCTTTCGCCTGCGGGCGCCCGTCTACCGCCGCTGCGCCAAGCACCTGGTCGACACAGCCGACCAGCAGCCGCAGCAGACTGTGGCTGCCGTGCTGAAGCTGCTCCGCGCCTAA
- a CDS encoding peptidylprolyl isomerase, producing the protein MRRPLLITGAARTATTLAALSLCVLSLQAQKVAPKSAEQGKPATKEQATADAHKLPVERGDVVDRIVAIVNGDLVLESDVEEEERFTKLYPYASDSTKPLREQAITRLIDRTLIEQQQAGYPATPVTDEQISKDESDLRKDLPACSHADCASDAGWKDFLTKAGFTEEELRDRLRQRESVLHFIEQRFRNGVRINDKQIEDFYNTTMLPEYAKQKATAPPLDSVRDRIEEVLLQQEVSALLDQWLKTLRDSGHVRMMQKGVEAP; encoded by the coding sequence ATGCGCAGACCACTGCTAATCACCGGCGCCGCACGCACTGCCACCACCCTGGCGGCGTTGAGCCTCTGCGTCCTTTCACTTCAAGCGCAGAAAGTCGCTCCAAAGTCCGCGGAACAGGGCAAGCCCGCAACCAAGGAGCAGGCAACAGCGGACGCGCACAAGCTACCTGTGGAGCGGGGGGACGTGGTCGATCGCATCGTCGCCATCGTCAATGGAGATCTGGTCCTTGAGAGCGATGTGGAGGAGGAAGAGCGTTTCACGAAGCTCTATCCCTATGCTTCGGACAGCACGAAGCCCCTTCGTGAGCAGGCGATCACACGGCTGATCGACCGAACACTCATCGAGCAACAGCAGGCCGGCTATCCTGCTACGCCGGTGACCGACGAGCAGATCAGCAAGGACGAGAGCGATCTTCGCAAGGATCTACCAGCCTGCTCGCATGCCGACTGCGCCAGCGATGCTGGCTGGAAAGACTTCCTTACGAAGGCAGGATTCACCGAGGAAGAACTTCGTGATCGCCTGCGCCAACGCGAGAGCGTGCTGCACTTCATCGAGCAGCGGTTCCGTAACGGTGTCCGTATCAACGACAAGCAGATTGAAGACTTTTACAACACCACCATGCTGCCGGAGTATGCGAAGCAAAAGGCGACTGCGCCTCCGCTGGATTCCGTCCGGGATCGCATTGAAGAGGTGCTGTTGCAGCAAGAGGTCAGCGCCCTGTTGGATCAGTGGCTCAAGACCCTGCGTGACAGCGGGCATGTACGCATGATGCAGAAAGGTGTCGAGGCGCCCTGA
- a CDS encoding ThiF family adenylyltransferase, whose protein sequence is MSVDVIELADRADAPKIGSGDDRYSRQRLFPFIGEEGQRRLANSHVALVGCGATGAASAGLLARAGVGHLTIIDRDFVEPSNLQRQMLFTEDDAREALPKAEAARRRLLTINSEVTVTAHIADLTPANALTLLGGAGVILDATDNFETRYLLNDYAVKTGTPWIYAAAIGSYAATMNILPVGEHRTACLACIFPEPPAGTVETCDTAGILNTAVNVAASLQSTEAIKLLTGQPAAMRRTLLSMDLWTGEHSEVSAARPRPACTVCGLREFPHLAGEGRPHITMCGRNSVQIHEHNRPVDFATLADRLRPLGEVRWNSLMLRFLYGVYTLSVFADGRTVVQGTSEVPRARALYARFIGS, encoded by the coding sequence GTGAGCGTTGATGTCATCGAACTTGCAGATCGTGCTGACGCCCCGAAGATCGGCTCCGGCGATGACCGCTACTCCCGGCAGCGGCTCTTTCCTTTCATTGGCGAGGAAGGCCAGCGCAGGCTCGCGAACTCGCATGTCGCCCTGGTTGGATGCGGCGCCACCGGTGCTGCCTCCGCTGGCCTGTTGGCCCGCGCGGGCGTTGGCCATCTCACAATCATTGACCGCGATTTCGTTGAGCCTTCGAACCTGCAGCGGCAGATGCTCTTCACGGAAGACGACGCGCGCGAGGCTCTGCCAAAGGCCGAGGCGGCACGTCGCCGCCTGCTGACCATCAACAGCGAAGTCACCGTTACGGCACATATAGCTGACCTGACGCCTGCGAACGCGCTCACCTTGCTGGGTGGTGCGGGCGTGATCCTGGATGCTACAGACAACTTCGAAACCCGCTACCTGCTCAATGACTACGCCGTGAAAACGGGCACTCCCTGGATCTATGCGGCAGCCATCGGGTCCTATGCAGCCACCATGAACATTCTGCCAGTAGGCGAGCACCGCACGGCGTGCCTGGCATGCATCTTTCCAGAGCCTCCGGCAGGCACCGTGGAGACCTGCGATACCGCCGGAATTCTGAACACTGCGGTGAATGTCGCCGCATCGCTGCAGTCGACAGAAGCGATCAAGCTCTTGACGGGCCAACCTGCAGCCATGCGACGGACTCTGCTTTCCATGGACCTGTGGACGGGCGAGCATTCCGAGGTCTCCGCGGCCAGGCCGAGACCAGCATGCACCGTCTGTGGGCTGCGGGAATTTCCTCACCTTGCCGGCGAGGGCCGCCCCCACATCACCATGTGCGGGCGCAACTCAGTACAGATCCACGAACACAATCGCCCGGTGGATTTTGCCACGCTCGCGGACCGCTTGCGGCCGCTGGGGGAGGTGCGCTGGAACAGCCTGATGCTGCGCTTCCTTTATGGCGTGTACACGCTCTCTGTCTTCGCGGACGGACGAACCGTCGTTCAGGGTACCTCTGAGGTCCCGCGAGCGCGCGCCCTGTATGCACGTTTCATCGGCAGTTAA
- a CDS encoding AI-2E family transporter, with protein sequence MTSINGILPSCITRQSALFLDAYHWRSHLEADNEPAAFPSRQFRETRKHIVFTIALLVLLGVFWTIRHVLGIVYLSGLFAVVLNPIVAQIGKIRIREKHLPKAAAVAVLMVVLLTGLTLFFWIGLPPVVRDFRNFLTDLPGRIPALVGKLHKVPMADKIGMDDLNNQITGTLGHFASYVVSSLPVWAEHLLDVLTAVILTVYFILEGEEVYQFFTSLVVPRSRVRLANTLLLAEERVSRWLLGQLALMACVAVYSIIAFRIINVRYYILLGLMMGLTNIIPVAGNLVTILLVALIAAADSWAKCGLVFAAYGIYVQFENAFLTPRIMKSSVDLMGVTVLIALLCGTAISGIPGALVAVPTAAVIVVFADEYLVQHEDPERLSVLD encoded by the coding sequence GTGACGTCAATCAACGGCATCCTCCCGTCGTGCATCACACGCCAGAGCGCACTTTTCTTGGACGCGTATCACTGGAGGTCACACCTGGAAGCCGATAACGAACCCGCAGCATTTCCCTCGCGCCAATTCCGCGAGACACGCAAGCACATCGTCTTTACGATTGCTCTGCTGGTTCTGCTAGGCGTCTTCTGGACGATCCGGCACGTGCTTGGAATCGTCTACCTCTCCGGTCTCTTCGCGGTCGTTCTGAATCCGATCGTTGCTCAGATCGGCAAGATTCGCATCCGCGAAAAGCACCTGCCAAAGGCCGCCGCTGTTGCTGTCCTGATGGTCGTGCTGCTGACCGGCCTGACGCTCTTCTTCTGGATCGGCCTGCCCCCCGTGGTGCGCGACTTCCGCAACTTCCTGACCGATCTGCCGGGTCGTATCCCTGCACTGGTCGGCAAGCTGCATAAGGTCCCCATGGCCGACAAGATCGGCATGGACGATCTGAACAACCAGATCACCGGAACGCTGGGTCACTTCGCATCGTATGTCGTCAGCTCCCTGCCCGTTTGGGCGGAACACCTGCTCGATGTCCTGACAGCTGTGATCCTCACCGTTTACTTCATCCTGGAAGGCGAAGAGGTCTATCAGTTCTTCACGTCGCTGGTGGTTCCTCGTTCGCGGGTACGCCTCGCGAATACGCTGCTGCTCGCCGAGGAACGTGTCTCGCGCTGGCTGTTAGGCCAGTTGGCGCTGATGGCCTGCGTCGCGGTGTACAGCATCATCGCCTTCCGCATCATCAACGTGCGTTACTACATTCTGCTTGGTCTGATGATGGGCCTGACCAACATCATCCCCGTCGCCGGAAACCTGGTAACGATTCTGCTGGTAGCGCTGATCGCGGCAGCGGACAGCTGGGCGAAGTGCGGTCTGGTCTTCGCTGCCTACGGCATCTACGTGCAGTTTGAGAACGCCTTCCTGACGCCTCGCATCATGAAGTCAAGTGTGGACTTGATGGGTGTCACCGTGTTGATCGCGTTGCTCTGCGGTACTGCGATCAGCGGTATACCGGGCGCACTGGTGGCAGTACCCACCGCAGCTGTCATCGTTGTCTTCGCCGATGAGTACCTAGTCCAGCACGAGGATCCGGAACGGCTGTCCGTACTCGATTAG